Proteins encoded together in one Nocardioides marinisabuli window:
- a CDS encoding pyruvate, water dikinase regulatory protein yields MTREEAHHGSASAVVPVFFLSDSTGISAETMGNALLIQFPDLRFDRTVIPFISTVQEARDVVARLDRALDESPRTPLVFTTAASDEVRLELRRTRCPVIDFFDLHMRSVESILATRGVRLPARLHGVGDIQRYNSRMQAIEYTIEHDDGQRVRGLEEADVILVAPSRCGKTPTSMYLALQHGLFVANYPIVEDDLDHTELPRPVRRLRERCFGLITTPQRLAAVRQERRPDSVYASLDQCSFELRRTAEMFQRHGLPVVDSSTKSVEEISTIILQRLKTMNSIPPSVARPPHSPAPRRSTPRSRP; encoded by the coding sequence ATGACGCGCGAGGAGGCGCACCACGGGTCGGCGAGCGCCGTGGTGCCGGTGTTCTTCCTCTCGGACAGCACGGGCATCAGCGCGGAGACCATGGGCAACGCGCTGCTGATCCAGTTCCCCGACCTGCGCTTCGACCGGACCGTGATCCCGTTCATCTCCACCGTCCAAGAGGCTCGTGACGTCGTGGCCCGCCTCGATCGCGCCCTGGACGAGAGCCCCCGCACCCCACTGGTGTTCACCACCGCCGCAAGCGACGAGGTGCGTCTGGAGCTGCGGCGCACCCGCTGCCCGGTCATCGACTTCTTCGACCTGCACATGCGGTCGGTGGAGTCGATACTGGCGACCCGCGGAGTACGACTGCCCGCTCGACTGCACGGCGTCGGGGACATCCAGCGCTACAACAGCCGGATGCAGGCCATCGAGTACACCATCGAGCACGACGACGGCCAGAGGGTGCGCGGCCTGGAGGAGGCCGACGTGATCTTGGTGGCACCCTCACGCTGCGGCAAGACCCCCACCTCGATGTACCTCGCCCTGCAGCACGGCCTGTTCGTGGCCAACTACCCGATCGTCGAGGACGACCTCGACCACACCGAGCTGCCCCGACCTGTCCGACGCCTGCGCGAGCGGTGCTTCGGCCTGATCACCACACCCCAGCGGCTCGCCGCGGTCCGTCAGGAACGTCGCCCCGACTCGGTTTACGCCTCCCTCGACCAGTGCAGCTTCGAGCTGCGCCGCACCGCCGAGATGTTCCAGCGCCACGGCCTGCCGGTCGTCGACTCCTCGACCAAGTCGGTGGAGGAGATCTCGACCATCATCCTGCAGCGACTCAAGACGATGAACTCGATACCCCCCTCCGTCGCCCGTCCCCCGCACTCCCCTGCCCCACGCAGGTCCACCCCGAGGAGCCGTCCATGA
- the ppsA gene encoding phosphoenolpyruvate synthase has protein sequence MSESPHVRPFAELGLGDLEQVGGKNSSLGEMVSNLASLGVNVPDGFATTADAFRRFIGDTGLAEEISHALKGLDIDDTQQLARVGKSLRESVANRPFPEDLEADIRAAYERLVNGRDDVSFAVRSSATAEDLPDASFAGQQETFLNITGIDSVLQAIREVFASLYNDRAITYRVHHDFEHDSVAVSAGVQQMVRSDIGASGVMFTMDTESGFDDAVFVTSSYGLGEAVVQGAVNPDEFYVHKPALRAGRPAILKRGVGSKATKMVYTDDPSVGRTTAFIDTDPTERGLLSLTDAEVEELARHALTIEEHYGRPMDIEWGKDGLDGQLYILQARPETVMSRAGKQQRFRMTDTGTVVVEGRAIGQKIGAGAVRVMTSIDQMHDFNPGEVLVADMTDPDWEPIMKRASAIITNRGGRTCHAAIIARELGIPAVVGTGDATRELADGREVTVSCAEGDTGLVYDGRLDFTVEETELASMPGIPTKIMMNVGTPEQAFAFARLPHAGVGLARLEFIINRQIGIHPKALLDHTTLDEPLRSQIATTIKAYPSPRDYFVQRVAEGVSMLAAAFAPEPVIVRMSDFKSNEYANLTGGELYEPDEENPMIGYRGASRYLSEDFADCFAMEAEALKFVRDDMGLTNVKIMIPFVRTLAEADGVISLLAQHGLVRGENDLQVIMMCEVPSNAILAEQFLERFDGFSIGSNDMTQLTLGLDRDSALVAGSFDERDPAVLFMLERAIKACRDADKYVGICGQGPSDHPDLAAWLLNQGIASMSLTPDTVVDTWLMLAAAGSR, from the coding sequence ATGAGCGAGTCCCCCCACGTCCGCCCCTTCGCCGAGCTCGGCCTGGGCGACCTCGAACAGGTCGGCGGCAAGAACTCCTCCCTGGGCGAGATGGTCAGCAACCTCGCCTCGCTGGGCGTCAACGTCCCCGACGGATTCGCCACCACCGCCGACGCATTCCGACGCTTCATCGGCGACACCGGCCTGGCCGAGGAGATCTCCCACGCCCTCAAGGGTCTCGACATCGACGACACCCAACAGCTCGCCCGCGTCGGCAAGTCCCTGCGCGAGTCCGTCGCCAACCGGCCGTTCCCCGAGGACCTCGAGGCCGACATCCGTGCCGCGTACGAGAGATTGGTGAACGGGCGCGACGACGTCTCGTTCGCCGTACGCTCCAGCGCCACCGCCGAGGACCTCCCCGACGCCTCCTTCGCCGGCCAGCAGGAGACCTTCCTCAACATCACCGGCATCGACAGCGTGCTCCAGGCGATCCGCGAGGTCTTCGCCTCCCTCTACAACGACCGGGCCATCACGTATCGCGTGCACCACGACTTCGAACACGACAGCGTCGCGGTCTCGGCAGGCGTGCAGCAGATGGTGCGCTCGGACATCGGGGCGTCGGGGGTGATGTTCACGATGGACACCGAGTCCGGCTTCGACGACGCGGTGTTCGTGACCTCCTCCTACGGACTCGGCGAGGCCGTCGTCCAGGGCGCGGTCAACCCCGACGAGTTCTACGTCCACAAGCCGGCCCTGCGCGCCGGACGTCCCGCGATCCTCAAGCGCGGAGTCGGGTCGAAGGCCACCAAGATGGTCTACACCGACGACCCCTCGGTCGGCAGGACCACCGCCTTCATCGACACCGACCCGACCGAACGCGGACTGCTCAGCCTCACCGACGCCGAGGTGGAGGAGCTCGCCCGGCACGCGCTCACCATCGAGGAGCACTACGGCCGTCCGATGGACATCGAGTGGGGCAAGGACGGCCTCGACGGACAGCTCTACATCCTCCAGGCCCGCCCCGAGACCGTGATGTCGCGAGCCGGGAAGCAGCAGCGGTTCCGGATGACCGACACGGGCACGGTGGTCGTCGAAGGCCGCGCCATCGGCCAGAAGATCGGTGCCGGCGCCGTACGTGTCATGACCTCGATCGACCAGATGCACGACTTCAACCCCGGCGAGGTCCTCGTGGCCGACATGACCGACCCCGACTGGGAGCCCATCATGAAGCGGGCCTCCGCGATCATCACCAACCGCGGCGGACGCACCTGCCACGCCGCGATCATCGCCCGCGAACTCGGCATCCCCGCCGTCGTCGGCACCGGCGACGCCACCCGCGAGCTCGCCGACGGACGCGAGGTCACCGTCTCCTGCGCCGAGGGCGACACCGGGCTGGTCTACGACGGCCGGCTCGACTTCACCGTCGAGGAGACCGAGCTGGCCTCCATGCCCGGCATCCCCACCAAGATCATGATGAACGTCGGCACCCCCGAGCAGGCATTCGCCTTCGCACGGCTCCCCCACGCCGGCGTCGGCCTCGCCCGGCTGGAGTTCATCATCAACCGACAGATCGGCATCCACCCCAAGGCCCTGCTCGACCACACGACCCTTGACGAGCCCCTGCGCTCCCAGATCGCCACGACCATCAAGGCCTACCCGAGCCCCCGCGACTACTTCGTGCAACGGGTCGCCGAAGGCGTCTCGATGCTCGCCGCAGCCTTCGCCCCCGAACCGGTCATCGTCCGCATGAGCGACTTCAAGTCCAACGAGTACGCCAACCTCACCGGCGGCGAGCTCTACGAGCCCGACGAGGAGAACCCGATGATCGGCTACCGCGGCGCCTCGCGGTACCTGTCGGAGGACTTCGCGGACTGCTTCGCCATGGAAGCCGAAGCACTGAAGTTCGTGCGCGACGACATGGGCCTGACCAACGTCAAGATCATGATCCCGTTCGTGCGCACCCTCGCCGAGGCCGACGGCGTCATCTCCCTGCTCGCCCAGCACGGCCTGGTCCGCGGCGAGAACGACCTCCAGGTCATCATGATGTGCGAGGTCCCCTCCAACGCCATCCTGGCCGAGCAGTTCCTCGAGCGCTTCGACGGCTTCTCCATAGGCTCCAACGACATGACCCAGCTGACGCTCGGCCTCGACCGCGACTCAGCGCTCGTCGCAGGCTCCTTCGACGAGCGCGACCCCGCCGTATTGTTCATGCTCGAACGCGCCATCAAGGCGTGCCGCGACGCCGACAAGTACGTCGGCATCTGCGGCCAAGGCCCTAGCGACCACCCTGACCTCGCCGCGTGGCTGCTCAACCAGGGCATCGCGTCGATGTCACTCACCCCCGACACCGTCGTCGACACCTGGCTCATGCTGGCCGCAGCCGGGAGCCGATGA
- a CDS encoding IclR family transcriptional regulator domain-containing protein yields the protein MTVVGARLPAHTTASGRAMLAELPPAQVRALYPSAKDLLGSALSGPRTPIELRRALSDVRSAGVASDEGEVTPGQASLARDGQPITAQLTEEPSRTAVAEQKLGMRRPAVPVLVTENVLDDVIPYAVGRGVAERWWDRGATVRLATNTAPTRVGGALLLSRVVRLPRGPLRRTARDQQLLADLSQMPPQFEMTGALKRDCRGTTYPRSRLSADPDHLIPTPSRPHSRAQIRRRRTSPCGRCPPPRTASSR from the coding sequence ATCACCGTTGTCGGGGCCAGGCTTCCCGCACACACGACGGCCTCGGGCCGCGCCATGCTGGCAGAGCTGCCACCGGCGCAGGTGCGGGCGCTGTACCCGAGTGCAAAGGACCTGCTTGGCAGTGCGCTGTCAGGCCCGCGGACACCGATCGAGCTGCGACGAGCGCTGAGCGACGTACGAAGCGCTGGTGTCGCCAGCGACGAGGGGGAGGTCACTCCGGGCCAGGCATCCCTGGCCCGCGACGGCCAACCGATCACGGCGCAGCTCACGGAGGAGCCGTCCCGCACCGCGGTCGCCGAGCAGAAGCTGGGCATGCGGCGACCGGCCGTACCCGTCCTGGTCACCGAGAACGTCCTCGACGACGTTATCCCGTATGCCGTGGGACGAGGGGTCGCCGAGCGTTGGTGGGACCGGGGCGCGACGGTGAGGTTGGCGACCAACACTGCTCCGACCCGCGTCGGCGGGGCGTTGCTGCTTTCCCGAGTCGTTCGCCTTCCTCGAGGCCCGCTTCGCCGGACTGCCCGCGATCAACAGCTGCTGGCGGATCTGAGCCAAATGCCCCCGCAGTTCGAGATGACGGGAGCGCTGAAGCGGGATTGCCGGGGGACGACGTATCCGAGGTCTCGACTGTCTGCCGATCCAGATCACCTCATCCCGACGCCGAGTCGGCCTCATAGCCGAGCTCAGATCCGTCGACGACGTACCAGCCCGTGCGGTCGGTGTCCTCCGCCGAGAACTGCCTCGTCGAGGTAG
- a CDS encoding (Fe-S)-binding protein, translated as MTSLPGHGMRVALFATCFNDTMWPETPKAVVTVLERLGVTVEFPLEQTCCGQMFTNTGYAREALPLVERFADVFSEYDAVVAPSGSCVGSVRHQHATVARGCGQPALADQATTTARKVYEFSELLVDVLGVTDVGATFPHRVTYHPTCHSLRMLRVADKPLQLLREVRGIDLVDLPEAEECCGFGGTFAMKNADTSVAMGADKAQHVRETHAEVLVAGDNSCLAHIGGLLTRQRSGIRVMHLAEVLASTERDFAAENELGTAGDNPTNQPTDRPTEEEVTA; from the coding sequence ATGACCTCGCTTCCCGGCCACGGCATGCGTGTGGCGCTCTTCGCGACCTGCTTCAACGACACGATGTGGCCCGAGACGCCCAAGGCGGTTGTCACCGTCCTCGAGCGCCTCGGGGTCACCGTGGAGTTCCCGTTGGAGCAGACGTGCTGCGGGCAGATGTTCACCAACACCGGCTACGCCCGCGAGGCCCTGCCGCTGGTGGAACGCTTCGCCGACGTCTTCAGCGAGTACGACGCCGTCGTCGCTCCCTCCGGCTCCTGCGTCGGCAGCGTCCGGCACCAGCACGCCACCGTGGCCCGGGGGTGCGGACAACCGGCGCTCGCCGACCAGGCCACCACGACTGCCCGCAAGGTATATGAGTTCAGCGAGCTGCTCGTCGACGTGCTGGGCGTGACCGACGTCGGCGCAACCTTCCCGCACCGCGTCACCTACCACCCCACCTGTCACTCCCTGCGGATGCTGCGGGTGGCCGACAAACCGCTACAGCTGCTGCGGGAGGTCCGCGGCATCGACCTCGTCGACCTGCCCGAGGCCGAGGAGTGCTGCGGGTTCGGCGGCACCTTCGCGATGAAGAACGCCGACACCTCGGTGGCCATGGGCGCCGACAAGGCACAGCACGTGCGCGAGACCCACGCCGAGGTGCTGGTCGCCGGCGACAACAGCTGCCTGGCGCACATCGGCGGTCTCCTCACCCGGCAACGCTCCGGCATCCGGGTCATGCACCTGGCCGAGGTACTCGCCTCCACCGAACGCGACTTCGCCGCCGAGAACGAGCTCGGCACAGCAGGCGACAACCCCACCAACCAGCCCACCGACCGGCCCACTGAGGAGGAGGTGACGGCATGA
- a CDS encoding LutC/YkgG family protein, whose product MSTRDDMLTRIAAALEGADRIPPPQREYGATTPLPDIAATFVERVEDYRAVVERVNPEGITAAVAATLTRATRVVVPPGLPREWVAALDGAEVVADDGDLSPDELDHFDAVVTAAAVGIAVTGTIVLDHGPDQGRRALSLVPDVHVCVVRESQLVGDVPESIAPLRHAVDAGRPLTWISGPSATSDIELERVEGVHGPRTLHVLLVSTDHPLPPA is encoded by the coding sequence ATGAGCACCCGAGATGACATGCTCACCCGGATCGCCGCCGCCTTGGAGGGCGCCGACCGGATACCGCCACCCCAGCGCGAGTACGGCGCCACCACCCCGCTCCCCGACATCGCGGCGACCTTCGTCGAACGCGTCGAGGACTACCGTGCCGTCGTCGAGCGGGTCAATCCCGAAGGCATCACTGCGGCTGTGGCCGCAACTCTGACCCGAGCCACACGCGTCGTCGTACCGCCCGGGCTGCCGCGCGAGTGGGTAGCCGCCCTCGACGGCGCGGAGGTGGTAGCCGACGACGGAGACCTGTCCCCCGACGAACTGGACCATTTCGACGCGGTTGTCACCGCCGCCGCGGTGGGCATCGCCGTCACCGGCACCATCGTGCTCGACCACGGCCCCGACCAGGGCCGCCGCGCGCTCTCGCTGGTGCCCGACGTGCACGTGTGCGTCGTGCGCGAGTCGCAGCTCGTCGGCGACGTGCCCGAGTCAATCGCGCCGCTTCGCCACGCCGTCGACGCCGGCCGGCCCCTGACGTGGATCAGCGGCCCCTCGGCCACCAGTGACATCGAGCTGGAGCGGGTCGAGGGCGTGCACGGACCCCGGACCCTGCACGTCCTGCTTGTCAGCACCGACCATCCCCTGCCGCCGGCGTGA
- a CDS encoding LutB/LldF family L-lactate oxidation iron-sulfur protein — translation MSGTFIGMPKFQTAAKEALGNSQQRRNLQHATGTIRRKRAGVVDELNNWDELRQAGAAIKDNVLSHLDTYLVQLEESLTQAGATVHWAADAEEANRIVTSLVRATGAEEVVKVKSMATQEIGLNEALEVAGINAWETDLAELIVQLGHDKPSHILVPAIHRNRAEIREIFLREMGQVGTPPPTGLTSNPRELAEAARVHLREKFLRAKVAISGANFAIAETGTLVVVESEGNGRMCLTLPETLISVVGIEKVLPTLEDLEVFMQLLPRSSTGERMNPYTSTWTGITPGDGPQDVHVVLLDNGRTDALADQVGRQALRCIRCSACLNVCPVYQRVGGHAYGSVYPGPIGAILNPQLRGTTSDVDQSLPYASSLCGACGDVCPVNIEIPELLVHLRTRVVDEHRGGIPSGEQIAMKGAAWMFSDHRRWEKAQKGAELSGRALGKKDTIGRLPGPLSAWSDARDAPTPPAESFRSWWKREKGDPR, via the coding sequence ATGAGCGGCACGTTCATCGGGATGCCGAAGTTCCAGACCGCGGCCAAGGAGGCGCTGGGCAACTCCCAGCAGCGCCGCAACCTGCAGCACGCGACCGGCACCATCCGCCGCAAGCGGGCCGGGGTCGTCGACGAGCTCAACAACTGGGACGAGCTCCGCCAGGCGGGAGCGGCGATCAAGGACAACGTCCTGTCCCACCTCGACACCTACCTGGTCCAGCTCGAGGAGTCCCTCACCCAAGCCGGCGCCACCGTGCATTGGGCGGCCGACGCCGAGGAGGCCAACCGCATCGTCACCTCACTGGTGAGGGCCACGGGCGCGGAGGAGGTCGTCAAGGTCAAGTCCATGGCGACCCAGGAGATCGGCCTCAACGAGGCCCTCGAAGTGGCTGGCATCAACGCCTGGGAGACCGACCTCGCCGAGCTCATCGTCCAGCTCGGGCACGACAAGCCCAGCCACATCCTGGTCCCGGCCATCCACCGCAACCGAGCCGAGATCCGCGAGATCTTCCTCCGCGAGATGGGCCAGGTCGGCACCCCGCCCCCCACCGGGCTCACCTCCAACCCCCGCGAGCTCGCCGAGGCCGCGCGGGTGCACCTGCGCGAGAAGTTCCTGCGCGCCAAGGTCGCCATCTCGGGGGCGAACTTCGCGATCGCCGAGACCGGGACCCTCGTGGTCGTCGAGTCGGAGGGCAACGGCCGCATGTGCCTCACCCTGCCCGAGACCCTGATCAGCGTCGTCGGCATCGAGAAGGTACTGCCGACGCTGGAGGACCTCGAGGTGTTCATGCAGCTCCTGCCCCGCAGCTCCACCGGCGAGCGGATGAACCCCTACACCTCCACCTGGACCGGCATCACCCCCGGCGACGGCCCCCAGGACGTGCACGTGGTGCTGCTCGACAACGGACGCACCGACGCGCTGGCCGACCAGGTCGGCCGACAGGCCCTGCGCTGCATCCGCTGCTCGGCCTGCCTCAACGTCTGCCCAGTCTACCAACGCGTCGGTGGCCACGCCTACGGCTCGGTCTATCCCGGACCCATCGGCGCCATCCTCAACCCCCAGCTACGTGGCACCACCAGCGACGTGGACCAGTCACTGCCCTACGCCTCGTCACTGTGCGGCGCCTGCGGCGACGTCTGCCCCGTCAACATCGAGATCCCCGAGCTCCTCGTGCACCTGCGCACCCGCGTGGTCGACGAGCACCGCGGCGGCATCCCCTCGGGCGAGCAGATCGCCATGAAGGGAGCCGCCTGGATGTTCTCCGACCACCGCCGCTGGGAGAAGGCCCAGAAGGGCGCCGAGCTGAGCGGCCGGGCCCTCGGCAAGAAGGACACCATCGGACGCCTCCCCGGGCCACTCTCGGCCTGGAGCGACGCCCGCGACGCACCAACACCTCCCGCCGAGTCCTTCCGATCCTGGTGGAAGCGCGAGAAGGGAGACCCCCGATGA
- a CDS encoding purine-cytosine permease family protein encodes MATTSTIEQRSIDHIPLAERHGSPRSLLFVWFAANTSITAVVTGALFVILGNTALWAIPAILLGNVVGGFFTALHSAQGPRLGVPQMIQSRAQFGYFGAILPLVLALMIFLGFYATGLVLGGQAMSRLLHISPEVGSVLFALMSTALAIFGYRHIHRFSHVAAVLSGVVFTGLFIKMLTEPATGDALSDTTFAAAPFILGISLAASWQLTFGPYIADYSRYLPEDTPKSATIGWTFLGSVVGASAAMILGALAAALGGVGFLGNQVGFLADLGGAFSVVVLLAVICGKLTGNTLSSYGGYMSVATIVTSLTRQSRIEPRHRVIYIALISAAALAIALAATDNFLASFTDFLLFLLYFMTPWSAINLVDYYLVRKEQYDVDALFNPDGIYGRFNKGAMLAYAVGVLIQIPFMNSTFYVGPIADWMGGAEISWLLGLVVAGGLYYAFSGRVRNEIAARRVLATQR; translated from the coding sequence ATGGCTACGACCTCGACCATCGAACAACGCTCCATCGACCACATCCCCCTCGCCGAGCGCCACGGCTCCCCCCGCAGCCTGCTCTTCGTGTGGTTCGCCGCCAACACCTCCATCACCGCCGTGGTGACGGGAGCCCTGTTCGTCATCCTGGGCAACACCGCGCTGTGGGCGATCCCGGCGATCCTCCTCGGCAACGTGGTGGGTGGATTCTTCACCGCGCTGCACTCCGCCCAGGGGCCCCGCCTCGGGGTGCCGCAGATGATCCAGAGCCGCGCCCAGTTCGGCTACTTCGGCGCGATCCTTCCCCTCGTCCTGGCGCTGATGATCTTCCTCGGGTTCTACGCCACCGGCCTGGTCCTCGGCGGTCAGGCGATGTCACGTCTGTTGCACATCTCCCCCGAGGTCGGCTCGGTGCTGTTCGCCCTGATGTCCACCGCGCTCGCGATCTTCGGCTACCGCCACATCCACCGGTTCTCGCACGTCGCGGCCGTGCTCAGCGGAGTCGTCTTCACCGGCCTGTTCATCAAGATGCTCACCGAGCCCGCCACCGGGGACGCGCTGTCCGACACCACGTTCGCGGCCGCACCCTTCATCCTCGGCATCTCACTGGCAGCCTCCTGGCAGCTGACCTTCGGCCCCTACATCGCCGACTACTCCCGCTACCTGCCCGAGGACACCCCCAAGTCCGCCACCATCGGCTGGACCTTCCTCGGCAGCGTCGTCGGCGCCTCGGCCGCGATGATCCTGGGCGCTCTCGCGGCCGCCCTGGGTGGGGTCGGCTTCCTCGGCAACCAGGTCGGCTTCCTGGCCGACCTCGGCGGGGCGTTCTCCGTCGTCGTGCTGCTCGCCGTCATCTGCGGCAAGCTCACCGGGAACACGCTCAGCTCCTACGGCGGCTACATGTCCGTGGCCACCATCGTCACCAGCCTCACACGCCAGTCCCGCATCGAGCCACGCCACCGCGTCATCTACATTGCCCTGATCTCCGCAGCCGCCCTGGCCATTGCGCTCGCCGCAACCGACAACTTCCTCGCCTCCTTCACCGACTTCCTGCTCTTCCTGCTCTACTTCATGACCCCGTGGTCGGCGATCAACCTCGTCGACTACTACCTGGTCCGCAAGGAGCAGTACGACGTCGACGCACTCTTCAACCCCGACGGCATCTACGGCCGCTTCAACAAGGGCGCCATGCTCGCCTACGCCGTCGGCGTGCTCATCCAGATCCCCTTCATGAACAGCACCTTCTACGTCGGCCCCATCGCCGACTGGATGGGCGGCGCAGAGATCTCCTGGCTCCTCGGCCTCGTCGTCGCCGGCGGCCTCTACTACGCCTTCTCCGGCCGCGTCCGCAACGAGATCGCCGCACGCCGCGTCCTCGCCACCCAGCGCTGA
- a CDS encoding GntR family transcriptional regulator: MTEIGKAAQAYRDIERMVVFGQIEPGSLVSESFLMEQTGLGRTPVREALQRLSRNRMVEIHPNKGVLIPSTSVEAQLRMLELRRVLEALAVRLACERAVPADRVGMEEMVERLEHGGFDLKGYAETVRGTHDLIVAGAHNEYLADAMAPLQGLSRRFWFTHVTDVDTEIKAGATLHVAILRAILGRDPDAAEAAALDLNDYLVDFAYGTLSPRGRRR, encoded by the coding sequence ATGACCGAGATCGGCAAGGCAGCGCAGGCCTACCGAGACATCGAGCGCATGGTGGTGTTCGGCCAGATCGAGCCGGGCTCCCTGGTGTCCGAGTCGTTCCTTATGGAGCAGACGGGGTTGGGGCGCACGCCGGTGCGGGAGGCGTTGCAGCGGCTCTCGCGCAACCGGATGGTGGAGATCCACCCGAACAAGGGCGTACTCATCCCTTCCACGTCGGTGGAGGCGCAGCTGCGGATGCTGGAGCTTCGACGTGTGCTCGAGGCGCTCGCCGTGCGTCTGGCGTGCGAGCGGGCCGTTCCCGCCGATCGCGTCGGGATGGAGGAGATGGTGGAGCGCCTCGAGCACGGGGGTTTCGACCTCAAGGGCTACGCGGAAACCGTGCGCGGCACTCATGACCTGATCGTGGCGGGAGCTCATAACGAGTACCTCGCGGACGCGATGGCACCCCTCCAAGGCCTGTCTCGGCGGTTCTGGTTCACCCACGTCACCGACGTGGACACCGAGATCAAGGCCGGCGCAACCCTCCATGTGGCCATCTTGAGGGCGATCCTCGGACGCGATCCGGACGCCGCCGAAGCGGCCGCCTTGGATCTGAACGACTACCTGGTCGATTTCGCCTACGGCACGCTCAGTCCCCGGGGCAGGCGCCGGTGA
- a CDS encoding flavin reductase family protein → MKFDPATEKSPLPFSPFKSCTVPRPIGWLSSVSPDGVENLAPYSQWQNLTFDPPMVMFSANQYPDGRRKDTVLNAEQTGWFVWNMATWDLREAVNISAMALPPHESEFDRCGVTKGYAELAPIPLVAESPVHFECRYLSTHRMTGDSNVGTIDIVFAKVERIHIDDNVLTPDGRLDIPRIKPIARMGYFDYTVVTDTFEMQIPNADPAEAYGLAGQPT, encoded by the coding sequence ATGAAGTTTGACCCCGCCACCGAGAAGAGCCCGCTGCCCTTCTCCCCGTTCAAGAGCTGCACCGTCCCGCGTCCCATCGGCTGGCTCTCCAGCGTCTCCCCCGACGGCGTGGAGAACCTCGCCCCGTACAGCCAGTGGCAGAACCTCACCTTCGACCCCCCGATGGTGATGTTTTCCGCGAACCAGTACCCCGACGGCCGACGCAAGGACACGGTCCTCAACGCCGAACAGACCGGCTGGTTCGTCTGGAACATGGCCACCTGGGACCTGCGCGAAGCAGTCAACATCAGCGCCATGGCACTGCCCCCGCACGAAAGCGAGTTCGACCGCTGCGGGGTTACCAAGGGATACGCCGAGCTCGCGCCGATCCCTCTCGTGGCCGAGAGCCCGGTGCACTTCGAGTGCCGCTACCTCTCCACCCACCGCATGACCGGTGACTCCAACGTCGGCACCATCGACATCGTCTTCGCCAAGGTCGAACGGATCCACATCGATGACAACGTGCTGACACCCGACGGCAGGCTCGACATCCCCCGCATCAAGCCGATCGCCCGGATGGGCTACTTCGACTACACCGTCGTGACCGACACCTTCGAGATGCAGATTCCCAACGCCGACCCTGCAGAGGCCTACGGCCTCGCCGGACAGCCCACCTGA